One window from the genome of Elephas maximus indicus isolate mEleMax1 chromosome 8, mEleMax1 primary haplotype, whole genome shotgun sequence encodes:
- the LOC126081842 gene encoding taste receptor type 2 member 16-like: protein MPIQLTVFFIIIYVLLSLTIIVQSSLVVALLGREWVLVKRLSPVDMILTSLGISHFCRQWASMLYNFCSYFDPNFVFWYSSVIWDFANNATFWFTSLLAVFYCVKVSSFTHPIFLWLKWRISRLVPRLLLGSLLVSSVTIIPSTARSHTRFQIATENSPSNSTVTDRLKIFHLYVSLPQQMVTLIIPFLLFLASTTLLMSSLSQHLEQMQDRNTGHCNSSMKTHSTALRSLAVFLIFFTSYFLTLLVSLLAVLFEKRSWFWAWEAVIYTVSCIHFTSLMLSSPALRKFLKKGR from the coding sequence ATGCCCATCCAACTCACAGTCTTCTTCATTATCATTTATGTGCTCCTGTCTTTGACAATCATTGTGCAGAGCAGCTTAGTTGTTGCACTGCTAGGCAGGGAGTGGGTGCTGGTCAAAAGACTGTCACCCGTGGACATGATTCTCACCAGCCTGGGCATTTCCCACTTCTGTCGGCAATGGGCCTCAATGCTGTACAACTTTTGTTCCTACTTTGATCCTAATTTCGTATTTTGGTACTCATCAGTCATCTGGGACTTTGCTAATAATGCTACATTTTGGTTCACCAGCTTGCTTGCTGTATTCTACTGCGTCAAGGTCTCTTCCTTCACCCACCCCATCTTCCTTTGGCTGAAGTGGAGAATTTCAAGATTGGTTCCTCGGCTGTTGCTGGGTTCTCTGCTGGTTTCTTCTGTGACAATCATCCCTTCAACAGCTAGGAGTCACACCCGGTTTCAGATCGCCACGGAGAATTCCCCTAGCAACAGCACTGTGACTGACAGACTTAAGATATTCCATCTGTATGTTAGCCTGCCTCAGCAAATGGTTACGTTGATTATTCCTTTCCTTCTGTTCCTGGCCTCCACCACCTTGCTCATGTCCTCACTCTCGCAACACTTGGAGCAGATGCAAGACCGCAACACTGGCCACTGCAACTCCAGCATGAAAACTCACTCCACAGCCCTCAGGTCTCTTGCCGTCTTCCTTATCTTCTTTACCTCTTACTTTCTGACCTTATTAGTCTCCCTTTTAGCTGTCCTGTTTGAGAAGAGGTCCTGGTTCTGGGCCTGGGAAGCTGTCATCTACACTGTAAGCTGTATTCATTTCACTTCACTGATGCTGAGCAGCCCTGCATTGAGAAAGTTTCTAAAGAAAGGGCGCTGA